In a genomic window of Spirosoma agri:
- a CDS encoding trans-sulfuration enzyme family protein: protein MHFDTLALRATHQPDPTTGAVVPPIYLSTTFARNETNELPAGYTYTRPNNPTREALEKALAALEGGAVGMAFSSGQAAAMTLFQALSPGDHVVLSADAYYGTPALLEQVFHPWGLTYTRVDMRNLDAVQQAIHGNTRVVWCETPSNPMLSITDLLTVSRLAHEAGAICVCDNTWATPVLQRPFDFNCDVVMHSTTKYLSGHSDVLGGALIFKRDTEFAQRIRLLQGLSGAVPSPFDCWLVSRGIKTLGVRIRAQTVTAQAVAEFLNGHYGVEKVHYPGLLNHPDRALIQQQMNAPGAMLSVQINGGAAEAIRFLGKLKLFTRATSLGGVESLIEHRASVEGPTSATPQNLLRLSIGLEHADDLIADLAQALAD, encoded by the coding sequence ATGCATTTCGATACCCTCGCCCTCCGCGCTACCCATCAGCCCGATCCGACTACCGGGGCCGTTGTTCCACCTATATACCTGTCTACTACGTTTGCCCGTAATGAAACCAACGAGTTACCCGCTGGCTACACCTATACCCGGCCTAATAACCCAACGCGGGAAGCCCTGGAGAAAGCCCTGGCGGCACTCGAAGGCGGAGCGGTCGGCATGGCCTTCTCATCCGGTCAGGCGGCCGCAATGACCCTATTTCAGGCACTGAGTCCCGGTGATCATGTCGTTCTCTCAGCCGATGCCTACTACGGCACGCCCGCGCTGCTCGAACAGGTGTTTCATCCGTGGGGACTAACGTATACGCGGGTGGACATGCGCAATCTGGATGCTGTCCAGCAGGCTATCCACGGGAATACGCGCGTTGTGTGGTGCGAAACACCGTCGAACCCGATGCTGTCGATTACCGATTTGCTAACAGTGAGTCGCCTGGCTCATGAGGCCGGGGCCATCTGCGTTTGTGACAACACATGGGCTACCCCTGTACTCCAGCGCCCGTTCGACTTCAACTGCGATGTGGTGATGCACTCAACGACCAAATACCTCAGCGGCCACAGCGACGTATTGGGGGGTGCGTTGATTTTTAAGCGCGATACCGAATTTGCGCAACGAATCCGGCTCTTGCAGGGGCTATCCGGAGCCGTGCCCTCTCCCTTCGACTGCTGGCTCGTCAGCCGAGGGATTAAGACGCTGGGCGTACGGATACGGGCGCAGACGGTTACCGCCCAGGCTGTTGCCGAATTTCTGAACGGTCATTATGGGGTCGAAAAGGTACACTATCCAGGTTTGCTCAATCATCCCGATCGCGCATTAATTCAACAGCAAATGAATGCCCCCGGCGCTATGCTGTCGGTGCAGATAAACGGGGGAGCCGCAGAAGCCATCCGGTTTCTCGGAAAGCTGAAACTGTTCACACGGGCAACGAGTCTGGGCGGAGTCGAAAGCCTGATCGAACACCGGGCCAGCGTCGAAGGGCCAACCTCCGCAACACCCCAAAACCTGTTGCGCCTGTCGATTGGCCTGGAACATGCCGATGATCTAATCGCTGATCTGGCCCAGGCTCTGGCCGACTAA
- a CDS encoding NAD(P)H-dependent oxidoreductase: MKIALISTSSRKNSNSLRFVNYIRHLLADDGQHEVSLVNFENYDIPYVGQGSVKRETLTPFEEELINAWEPADLVLFAMPEYNWTAPPQATNTIHQMGVPSFKHLFDNKVFAMVGISNGRGGRQPALDMTTVVNKTISFTNSYSIVSPKLYESHETDKNLDEQGHFVGNEVYERTAKAFLQYTLTVAQRWIVTEPVEKV; encoded by the coding sequence ATGAAAATCGCCTTAATTTCTACCTCGTCGCGCAAAAACAGCAATTCTCTGCGCTTCGTCAACTACATCCGGCACCTGCTGGCTGACGATGGGCAACACGAGGTTTCACTGGTTAATTTTGAAAACTACGATATTCCATACGTGGGTCAAGGCTCTGTCAAGAGAGAAACGCTCACGCCTTTTGAGGAGGAGTTGATTAATGCCTGGGAACCAGCCGATCTGGTTCTGTTTGCCATGCCCGAATACAACTGGACCGCGCCCCCTCAGGCTACCAATACAATCCACCAGATGGGCGTTCCTTCGTTCAAGCACCTGTTCGACAACAAGGTATTTGCGATGGTCGGCATCTCGAACGGTCGGGGTGGTCGCCAGCCAGCGCTGGATATGACCACGGTTGTCAACAAGACGATTAGTTTTACGAACAGTTATTCGATTGTGTCGCCCAAGTTATACGAGTCGCACGAAACCGATAAGAATCTGGACGAACAGGGTCATTTCGTTGGTAACGAAGTTTACGAGCGGACAGCCAAAGCCTTTTTGCAGTATACGCTTACTGTAGCGCAGCGCTGGATCGTTACCGAACCCGTAGAAAAAGTCTGA
- a CDS encoding mechanosensitive ion channel family protein, with amino-acid sequence MDFSQATGLIYAELSTWIRAAIRYTPKLAAAILLLVIFTFLSRWLSKWVVSGLDRVSSNVSLINLTGALSRVLILAVGLFVALGVLGLDKTVTSLLAGAGVIALAVGFAFQDLTANFISGAMIAIARPVQVGDIVDTNGYTGKVLDIKLRSIVIDNGQGQTVEIPSKDVFQKPIKNYSRLGQRRIEVAAGVSYIDDLAKAQQVAKEAVSLLPFVLAERPVDLHYRTFADANIQFVLWFWISNTTNPQAALSDAIMAIKRAFDDNQILIVFAGQTFDLKQKLSSPAPEPAAP; translated from the coding sequence ATGGATTTTTCTCAGGCCACTGGCCTCATTTACGCCGAACTATCAACCTGGATTCGTGCCGCCATTCGGTATACGCCCAAGCTGGCCGCTGCCATCTTGCTGCTGGTCATTTTCACGTTCCTGTCGCGCTGGCTGAGCAAATGGGTGGTAAGTGGTCTTGACCGGGTTAGTAGTAATGTTTCGCTCATCAACCTGACCGGTGCCCTGAGCCGCGTGCTGATTCTGGCCGTTGGGTTGTTTGTAGCGCTGGGCGTACTGGGACTCGACAAGACCGTAACGTCATTGCTTGCGGGGGCCGGGGTCATTGCCCTAGCTGTCGGTTTTGCGTTTCAGGACCTGACGGCCAATTTCATTTCGGGGGCCATGATCGCGATTGCCCGTCCAGTTCAGGTCGGTGACATCGTTGACACAAATGGGTATACGGGCAAGGTGCTGGACATCAAGCTTCGGTCCATCGTTATCGATAACGGACAGGGGCAGACGGTCGAGATCCCGAGTAAAGATGTCTTTCAAAAACCCATCAAGAACTACTCCCGGCTTGGCCAGCGACGGATCGAGGTAGCAGCTGGTGTCTCGTATATCGATGATTTGGCAAAGGCGCAGCAGGTTGCTAAAGAGGCCGTTAGTCTGTTGCCGTTCGTGCTGGCCGAACGTCCGGTCGATCTGCATTACCGGACGTTCGCCGATGCCAACATTCAGTTTGTCCTCTGGTTCTGGATCAGTAATACCACAAACCCACAGGCGGCCCTCAGTGATGCGATTATGGCGATCAAACGGGCATTCGACGACAACCAGATCCTGATCGTTTTTGCCGGCCAAACGTTCGATTTGAAACAAAAACTTTCGTCCCCGGCACCAGAGCCAGCAGCGCCCTAA
- a CDS encoding ABC transporter permease — protein sequence MKTVNNRNVGPRNVGPQNPEPPQPPRWAQRLLAWYCRPDLLEDLQGDLHEYFERNLKTKGSRRARLIYCLDALKFFRLYTIRKPDFLNLFIHWIMIGSYLKTSRRSLVRNKLFSFINIFGLAVSMSVGLLIIALTTDLRSYDDFQVKKDRTYRVITTYKNLDQPAVDLASTSIKVGKTVQKTVAGVEDLTILRNGFSGDAHVGETVIPLNALWADRSFFKVFTFPLLAGDPATALKEPYSLVLAEKTARKLFGDINPLGKFVRFDTLNYVVTGVANDVPKRSHLRFDALVSFATAEAQFAKTDPNFYSWENVWQNYVYLVLPETSNPKSVQTALANLNTQENAALKNRSFTVTLQPLKEAALGRKLDNAIGPTMPPIVVWILGGLAFVVILSACFNYTNLSIARSLRRSREVGIRKLVGALKSHVLGQFMAESVLISLMALFFSFCLFLVLRTQFLALDPRIGTLVTLELSPRIILYFITLAIGVGLAAGFLPALFFARINALQVLKDVTAISLFRHISTRKALIVIQYTLSLVFIATTLIGYSQYRGFIAFDLGFTTENILNIRLQGNKGNLLSKKLAEIPAVRAVSQSMMITSLGSIHGTTMKYQDPNDSAMVWLNQVDEQYLPVHNHKLLAGRNFTLRPKKGEEREVIVNEQVLKRFNIAQGNPEKALGQFVTADGQKLAIVGVLNDFHYGSVDRKIEPVIFRYSSEEPWGYLNVKIAATDLPATMASIDNAWRTIDKVHPLDAKFYDDQLEEAYSQFSVVLKVIGFIAFLAICIASLGLFGMVVFTTETRLKEISIRKVLGASESGLIYLLSRGFLGMLAVATCVALPVTYFFFDRVVLTNFAYHQPIGLSNLLLGVAIVMALAFLLIGSQTVRAARKNPATVLKSE from the coding sequence ATGAAAACCGTTAACAACCGAAATGTCGGACCACGAAATGTCGGGCCACAAAACCCAGAACCACCGCAGCCACCTCGCTGGGCGCAGCGTCTGCTTGCCTGGTATTGTCGGCCCGACTTACTCGAAGATTTGCAGGGCGATCTGCATGAATACTTTGAGCGTAATCTGAAAACCAAAGGCTCCCGACGGGCACGACTGATCTATTGCCTCGATGCGCTGAAGTTTTTCCGCTTGTATACCATCCGCAAACCCGATTTTCTGAACCTGTTCATCCACTGGATCATGATTGGCAGCTACCTCAAAACCTCCCGGCGCAGCCTGGTGCGCAACAAATTATTTTCCTTTATCAACATTTTCGGCCTGGCCGTCAGTATGTCGGTGGGGCTGCTCATCATTGCGCTGACTACCGATTTACGGTCGTACGATGATTTTCAGGTCAAGAAAGACCGAACGTACCGCGTCATCACGACGTATAAGAATCTGGATCAACCGGCGGTTGATTTAGCCTCTACATCGATCAAGGTCGGCAAAACGGTTCAGAAAACAGTGGCTGGTGTAGAAGACCTGACGATTCTTCGCAACGGCTTTTCGGGGGATGCTCACGTGGGCGAAACGGTCATACCACTGAATGCCCTGTGGGCCGACCGTTCGTTTTTCAAGGTGTTTACCTTCCCCCTGCTGGCTGGTGATCCGGCAACGGCCTTGAAAGAACCGTACTCGCTGGTATTAGCCGAAAAAACGGCCCGTAAGCTGTTCGGAGATATAAACCCACTTGGTAAATTCGTTCGGTTCGATACCCTGAATTACGTTGTGACCGGCGTGGCAAACGATGTTCCCAAACGCTCGCATCTACGGTTCGACGCGCTCGTTTCGTTCGCTACGGCAGAGGCCCAATTCGCCAAAACAGATCCCAATTTCTACAGCTGGGAGAATGTGTGGCAGAATTATGTATACCTCGTTTTACCCGAAACCAGTAATCCAAAATCGGTACAGACCGCGCTGGCGAACTTGAATACCCAGGAAAATGCGGCTCTGAAGAATAGATCGTTTACGGTAACCCTCCAGCCGTTAAAAGAAGCGGCCCTGGGGCGGAAACTCGACAACGCCATTGGGCCGACCATGCCGCCTATTGTCGTCTGGATTTTGGGCGGACTGGCCTTCGTCGTCATCCTTTCCGCCTGTTTTAATTACACCAACCTGTCCATCGCCCGGTCGCTCCGGCGCTCGCGGGAGGTGGGCATCCGCAAACTGGTGGGTGCCCTGAAAAGCCACGTGCTGGGGCAGTTTATGGCCGAATCGGTACTCATTTCTCTGATGGCGCTGTTTTTTTCATTTTGCCTGTTCTTAGTCTTGAGAACCCAGTTTCTTGCCCTTGACCCACGCATTGGCACCCTCGTCACGCTCGAATTATCGCCCCGTATCATCCTTTACTTCATCACCCTGGCTATCGGCGTTGGGCTGGCTGCCGGTTTTTTACCCGCCTTGTTTTTTGCCCGCATCAACGCCCTCCAGGTGCTTAAAGACGTAACGGCTATAAGTCTGTTTCGCCATATTAGCACACGTAAGGCGTTGATTGTCATTCAGTATACCCTTTCGCTGGTCTTCATTGCCACAACGTTGATCGGGTACAGCCAGTATCGGGGCTTTATCGCCTTCGATCTGGGCTTCACGACCGAGAACATTCTGAATATTCGTTTACAGGGAAACAAAGGAAACCTGCTGTCAAAAAAACTGGCGGAAATTCCCGCCGTGCGCGCCGTTTCCCAATCCATGATGATAACCAGTCTGGGCAGTATTCATGGCACCACCATGAAATACCAGGATCCGAATGATTCGGCAATGGTTTGGCTTAATCAGGTCGACGAACAGTACTTGCCCGTCCACAACCACAAATTGCTCGCCGGAAGAAATTTCACCCTACGCCCCAAGAAAGGCGAAGAGCGCGAAGTCATTGTGAATGAACAGGTTTTGAAACGGTTCAATATTGCGCAAGGAAATCCCGAAAAAGCCCTGGGTCAGTTTGTGACAGCAGACGGTCAAAAGCTGGCTATCGTGGGTGTTCTCAACGATTTCCACTACGGCAGTGTGGATCGAAAGATTGAACCGGTCATCTTCCGCTATTCATCCGAAGAACCCTGGGGCTACCTGAACGTCAAGATTGCCGCCACCGATTTACCGGCTACCATGGCGAGCATTGACAATGCCTGGCGAACAATTGACAAGGTTCATCCGCTGGATGCCAAATTCTACGACGATCAGCTTGAGGAAGCTTACAGCCAGTTCTCGGTGGTGCTCAAAGTAATCGGCTTCATTGCGTTTCTGGCCATCTGCATTGCCTCACTAGGCTTATTTGGCATGGTTGTGTTCACCACCGAAACCCGCTTGAAGGAAATCAGCATTCGTAAGGTGCTGGGTGCCAGTGAAAGCGGTTTGATCTATCTATTGAGCCGTGGCTTTTTGGGAATGCTTGCCGTGGCTACGTGCGTTGCCCTACCAGTCACCTACTTCTTTTTCGACCGCGTCGTTTTGACCAACTTTGCCTATCATCAGCCCATCGGTTTAAGCAATCTGTTGTTGGGTGTAGCGATCGTTATGGCCCTGGCTTTCCTGCTGATTGGCTCGCAAACGGTAAGAGCTGCCCGAAAAAATCCGGCCACCGTGCTCAAGAGTGAATAG
- a CDS encoding cysteine desulfurase family protein yields MTPPAAVYLDNAATTRLAPEVLEAMLPLMTEQFGNPSSIHSHGRMVRTAIEKARKTVAGLLNTSPAEIFFTSGGTEADNTAIRSSIETYGLTHTITSPLEHHAVLHTLEHLAKRGSIRLSMVNIDSKGHIDLAHLETLLQTNKNTGSGRSLVSLMHGNNEIGNLLNLSQAGAICREYDAIFHSDTVQTMGHFRHDLQQLPVDFIVGSAHKFHGPKGVGFLYVNAERAKINPFVHGGAQERNMRGGTENVYGIVGLAKALEIAYRDMEEHRQHITSLKQRMIDRLRASMPDVQFNGDSANVEGSLYTVLNVSLPASDMSDMLLFSLDIARISASGGSACSSGSNVGSHVLAALPGLDADRGYVRFSFGKYNTTDEIDYAVDTLIGLYQKELTN; encoded by the coding sequence ATGACACCACCCGCTGCTGTATACCTCGATAATGCCGCCACCACCCGGCTTGCTCCTGAAGTTTTAGAGGCCATGCTGCCGCTCATGACGGAGCAGTTTGGCAATCCGTCGTCCATCCACAGCCACGGTCGGATGGTACGTACGGCGATAGAAAAGGCACGCAAAACGGTTGCCGGTTTGCTGAATACGTCGCCTGCCGAAATCTTCTTTACGTCGGGTGGCACCGAAGCAGACAACACGGCCATTCGAAGCAGTATCGAAACGTACGGGTTGACGCACACGATCACATCGCCACTGGAACACCATGCCGTATTGCACACGCTGGAGCATCTGGCCAAGCGAGGGTCGATTCGACTGAGTATGGTAAACATCGACAGCAAAGGACACATCGATCTGGCGCATCTGGAAACGCTCCTGCAAACGAATAAAAATACGGGTTCTGGCCGTTCGCTGGTGTCCTTGATGCACGGTAACAACGAGATCGGCAATCTGTTGAATCTGAGTCAGGCGGGTGCAATTTGTCGGGAATACGACGCTATTTTTCACTCGGATACGGTTCAGACGATGGGCCATTTTCGGCACGATCTGCAACAACTGCCGGTTGACTTCATTGTTGGCTCGGCGCATAAATTTCACGGGCCCAAGGGCGTCGGTTTTCTGTACGTCAACGCCGAACGCGCAAAAATTAATCCGTTCGTTCATGGTGGGGCGCAGGAACGTAATATGCGGGGTGGCACCGAAAATGTATACGGCATTGTTGGGCTGGCCAAAGCACTGGAAATCGCCTATCGGGACATGGAGGAGCACCGGCAACATATCACGTCCCTAAAACAGCGAATGATCGATCGGTTGCGCGCCAGTATGCCGGATGTGCAGTTCAATGGCGATTCGGCTAATGTCGAGGGAAGTTTATACACCGTTCTGAACGTGAGCTTGCCCGCGTCCGACATGAGCGATATGCTGCTGTTCAGTCTGGACATTGCCCGGATCTCGGCTTCGGGAGGTTCGGCCTGCTCCAGTGGTTCGAATGTCGGTTCGCATGTACTAGCGGCATTGCCGGGACTGGACGCAGACCGGGGCTACGTTCGTTTCTCGTTCGGTAAATACAACACCACGGATGAAATCGACTATGCCGTCGATACGCTGATTGGACTCTATCAAAAAGAATTGACGAATTAG
- a CDS encoding cold-shock protein: METFSKKEKEKQRQKKKKDKQEKREDRKANAQKGQALDQMLAYVDENGNITSTPPDPRRKRQINEEDIQIGVSKQENDSSPEVPRQGIVTFFNASKGYGFIRDLQSQDSIFVHINALTEPINEQDKVSFSVTRTPKGPNAVDVKKTVA; encoded by the coding sequence ATGGAAACGTTCAGTAAAAAGGAAAAAGAAAAGCAAAGACAAAAAAAGAAAAAAGATAAACAGGAAAAGCGGGAAGACCGTAAAGCGAATGCCCAAAAGGGCCAGGCTCTCGATCAGATGTTAGCTTACGTAGATGAAAACGGCAACATTACATCTACCCCTCCTGATCCCAGAAGAAAGCGGCAAATCAATGAAGAGGACATCCAGATTGGGGTTTCCAAACAGGAAAATGACTCCTCGCCAGAGGTTCCTCGCCAAGGCATAGTGACTTTCTTCAATGCCTCCAAAGGCTACGGTTTCATCAGAGACCTTCAGAGTCAAGACAGCATTTTTGTGCACATAAATGCGCTGACAGAACCAATCAACGAACAAGACAAGGTCAGTTTTTCTGTCACCCGGACCCCCAAAGGGCCAAATGCCGTTGACGTAAAGAAAACGGTCGCATAA
- a CDS encoding DUF1800 domain-containing protein, whose amino-acid sequence MPYLDTYAPALTTAQAAHLLRRATFGPTQAEITSFTGLTATQAVQQLINNANYAPPPPVDIDATEPTAGQTYLDKPFNGDRNFDFGHYLRYWWLGLMTSQTAPPSLLDKLTLFWQNHFVATREVVDDYRFVNQYLLLLRNNALGNFRTLVTKISKEPAMLRYLNGDENEVGKPNENYARELQELFTVGAVDFAGNKNYTEDDVKAAARVLTGWKYTNYWVRGSTSFATKFVNSKHDSTNKTFSARYNSTVITGRATDPSATVTAGDAELDDLVTMLLNHPQTPRFICRKLYRWYVNPNITQTIEDNVIIPLAQFFSSAGNNYAIQPVIVKLLTSQIFFDDANKGAIVKSPADMAVGAMRFFNQPVPDMTTDYAAFNKYFSFMYWRMRDLQMALIDQPSVFGYEAYYQTGYSKIWMNTTTIALRSDYTDAYIWRWLEVKPGYKMGIDLLAWATSLQPNFADTAGTPAISCADVQAGFSKNLFAIELLQSQKDFLIDTIMMQGIPRTSWTFEWNAYRNAPTDTNKKNAVTWRLQNLMKYMLRMAEYHIF is encoded by the coding sequence ATGCCCTATCTGGACACGTACGCACCAGCGTTAACAACTGCTCAGGCTGCCCATCTGCTCCGACGGGCCACCTTTGGCCCTACGCAGGCTGAAATCACTAGTTTTACCGGATTGACGGCCACCCAGGCAGTACAACAGCTGATCAATAATGCTAATTATGCTCCGCCACCGCCGGTCGATATAGATGCCACCGAACCGACGGCCGGACAAACCTACCTGGATAAGCCATTCAACGGGGATCGCAATTTCGACTTTGGGCATTACCTGCGCTACTGGTGGCTGGGGTTGATGACGTCGCAGACGGCCCCGCCGAGTCTGCTCGATAAACTCACGCTTTTCTGGCAAAATCATTTCGTGGCAACCCGCGAAGTGGTTGATGATTACCGCTTTGTCAATCAGTACCTGCTGCTGTTGCGCAATAACGCGCTGGGCAATTTCCGCACGCTGGTGACGAAGATCAGCAAGGAGCCCGCCATGTTGCGCTATCTCAATGGCGACGAGAACGAAGTGGGGAAGCCGAATGAAAACTATGCCCGCGAACTTCAGGAATTGTTTACGGTGGGAGCCGTTGACTTCGCAGGAAATAAAAATTACACCGAAGACGACGTAAAAGCAGCCGCCCGAGTGCTAACCGGCTGGAAATATACAAACTACTGGGTGCGAGGGTCAACGAGCTTTGCGACAAAGTTTGTCAACAGCAAGCACGATTCGACCAACAAGACGTTTTCGGCCCGGTACAATTCGACCGTGATTACGGGCCGGGCGACAGATCCATCGGCAACGGTGACGGCGGGTGATGCCGAGCTGGACGATCTGGTGACGATGCTCCTGAACCACCCACAAACCCCCCGGTTTATTTGCCGGAAGCTGTATCGCTGGTATGTTAATCCCAACATTACGCAAACGATTGAAGATAACGTCATTATCCCGCTGGCGCAATTCTTTTCGAGTGCCGGCAATAACTACGCCATCCAGCCGGTCATCGTTAAACTACTGACGAGCCAGATCTTCTTCGACGACGCCAACAAAGGCGCTATCGTCAAATCACCGGCTGATATGGCTGTTGGGGCCATGCGGTTTTTCAATCAGCCCGTGCCCGACATGACTACCGATTATGCAGCCTTCAATAAGTACTTTAGCTTCATGTACTGGCGGATGCGCGATCTACAGATGGCCCTCATCGATCAGCCGTCTGTGTTTGGGTACGAAGCGTATTACCAGACAGGCTATTCGAAAATCTGGATGAATACCACTACCATTGCCCTGCGAAGTGACTATACCGATGCGTATATCTGGCGGTGGCTTGAAGTGAAACCTGGGTACAAAATGGGCATCGACCTCTTGGCCTGGGCCACTTCGTTACAGCCTAATTTCGCCGATACCGCCGGAACACCCGCTATCTCCTGTGCAGATGTGCAGGCCGGGTTCTCGAAAAACCTGTTCGCTATTGAGCTGTTGCAATCCCAGAAAGATTTCCTGATCGATACGATCATGATGCAGGGCATTCCGCGCACGTCGTGGACATTCGAATGGAACGCGTATCGAAATGCGCCGACCGATACGAACAAAAAAAACGCGGTGACGTGGCGTTTGCAGAACCTGATGAAATACATGCTTCGCATGGCTGAATACCATATTTTTTAA
- a CDS encoding DUF1501 domain-containing protein: MKRRDFLTAASASVLPVLLDGFGLKAMNRQSVLVQSLLNTTAVTGDRVLVIVYLNGGNDGLNTVIPVDQLSTYNALRSNIAIPQNKILALDGNPATGLHPAMTGMRDLYNDGKLSIVHSVSYPNPDQSHYRSTDIWMTAVDANQTSTSGWAGRYLEGQFPGYPAGYPNAQMEDPLAIQIGYLTSTALLGSQQSMGIALSDPNSFYQLVGSGDATSPGDLPCCDAGDLISFIRKQQSLSVGYAAEIKRAADAGKNLATYPASTAKNSLADQLKIVARLIHGGLKTKIYFVSLSGFDTHSGQVDSSDVTQGEHATLLGKLSTAIATFQQDLKLQGTDDRVVGMTFSEFGRRANSNNSKGTDHGVAAPMFVFGKNVKHQTIGQNPDLANLTGQSGNKEINMQIDFRRIYTDVLNDWFGSPPTTTSNLLFREFPTVSLFSDTVETLASGNWMDRSMWTVGRVPFANEYVKVNTGHTMTLNETITVKRLQLNGKIKFTGPYTIRMTG, encoded by the coding sequence ATGAAACGCAGAGATTTCCTAACGGCGGCATCCGCGAGTGTTCTGCCCGTGCTGTTGGATGGTTTCGGACTGAAGGCCATGAACCGGCAGTCGGTGCTGGTTCAGTCGCTGTTAAACACTACGGCGGTTACCGGCGACCGCGTGCTGGTTATCGTTTACCTGAACGGCGGCAACGACGGCCTCAATACGGTCATTCCCGTTGATCAGTTATCCACGTACAACGCGCTGCGGTCGAACATTGCGATTCCGCAGAACAAGATTTTAGCGCTGGACGGCAATCCGGCTACGGGCCTGCACCCGGCCATGACCGGTATGCGCGATCTGTATAATGACGGGAAACTATCGATCGTTCATTCCGTGTCGTATCCGAATCCCGATCAGTCGCATTACCGGTCGACCGACATCTGGATGACCGCCGTTGATGCGAACCAGACCTCAACATCGGGTTGGGCCGGTCGGTATCTCGAAGGACAGTTCCCCGGTTATCCGGCTGGCTATCCCAATGCGCAAATGGAAGATCCGCTGGCCATTCAGATCGGGTACCTGACCTCAACGGCCCTGCTCGGGAGCCAGCAGTCGATGGGTATTGCGTTGAGCGACCCCAATAGCTTCTATCAGCTGGTTGGATCGGGGGATGCTACATCGCCGGGCGACCTTCCCTGCTGCGATGCGGGTGATCTGATTTCGTTCATTCGGAAACAACAATCGTTGTCGGTGGGCTACGCAGCCGAGATCAAACGGGCGGCTGATGCGGGTAAAAATCTGGCAACCTACCCGGCCTCGACCGCTAAAAATTCGCTGGCCGATCAGTTAAAGATCGTGGCCCGCCTGATTCACGGCGGTCTGAAAACGAAAATCTATTTTGTCTCCCTGAGCGGATTCGATACCCATTCGGGCCAGGTGGACAGCAGTGACGTAACACAGGGCGAACATGCCACGTTGCTGGGCAAACTGTCGACGGCCATTGCTACGTTTCAGCAGGATTTAAAATTACAGGGTACCGACGATCGGGTGGTGGGAATGACCTTCTCCGAATTTGGCCGACGCGCCAATTCAAACAACTCCAAAGGGACCGATCATGGCGTGGCCGCTCCGATGTTTGTGTTTGGAAAAAATGTGAAACACCAGACTATCGGTCAGAACCCCGATCTGGCGAACCTGACAGGGCAGTCAGGTAATAAGGAAATCAATATGCAAATCGATTTCCGGCGCATTTACACCGACGTGCTGAACGATTGGTTTGGCTCGCCCCCCACTACAACCAGCAATCTGTTATTTCGGGAATTTCCGACGGTATCGCTGTTTTCGGATACCGTCGAAACACTGGCCTCGGGTAATTGGATGGACCGATCCATGTGGACGGTTGGCCGGGTTCCGTTCGCGAATGAATACGTTAAAGTCAACACTGGGCACACCATGACCCTCAATGAAACCATCACGGTCAAGCGGCTTCAGTTAAACGGCAAAATCAAGTTTACCGGCCCCTACACGATCCGAATGACCGGGTAG
- a CDS encoding PadR family transcriptional regulator, which yields MKGTNLGEFEELVLLTIAALVSDAYSVAICDELEKYTGRSAKLGVVHAVLNRLEEKGLVKSQLGESTSARGGKRKRYYEVTHAGKVALLKAKEIREALWRIIPGFNLEGSL from the coding sequence ATGAAAGGAACGAACCTGGGCGAATTTGAAGAACTGGTCCTGCTGACCATTGCGGCTCTCGTTAGCGATGCCTACAGCGTTGCTATTTGTGATGAGCTGGAAAAATATACTGGGCGGTCTGCCAAGTTAGGCGTCGTTCATGCGGTATTAAATCGGCTGGAAGAGAAAGGACTGGTAAAAAGCCAGTTGGGCGAATCGACCAGTGCGAGGGGTGGCAAACGAAAGCGCTATTATGAGGTAACACACGCGGGTAAAGTGGCACTGCTAAAGGCCAAAGAAATACGCGAAGCGCTCTGGCGCATCATTCCTGGCTTTAATCTGGAAGGCTCGTTATGA